In Pieris napi chromosome 2, ilPieNapi1.2, whole genome shotgun sequence, the following proteins share a genomic window:
- the LOC125058456 gene encoding protein PBDC1 isoform X1, which translates to MVMDVLTRPAEEFGNDETLEHLWAARAMEHSDIYFNVLCSVDTRWLKLTPHDDLIYTHFRQDFPDLDVAYIKENEIKNNVNKAKWRAYCEKFKTIVEDYSFGTLMRADTNGDYSESNTILVPRVQFYAIEIARNREGLNNEVKKLFKCASKANMEERNHQTEIMA; encoded by the exons ATGGTTATG GATGTTCTGACGAGACCAGCAGAGGAATTCGGTAACGATGAAACCCTAGAACATTTATGGGCAGCTAGAGCTATGGAACACagcgatatttattttaat GTTTTATGTTCAGTAGATACGCGATGGCTAAAATTGACCCCACACGATGATCTTATTTATACACACTTTCGGCAAGATTTTCCAGATTTAGATGTTGCTTACATTAAGGAGAATGAAATCAAAAATAACGTTAATAAAGCCAAGTGGAGAGCATACTGTGAAAAGTTTAAAACTATTGTTGAGGACTACAGTTTTGGTACATTGATGAGAGCTGACACAAATGGTGATTACTCTGAATCAAACACAATTTTAGTTCCACGGGTCCAATTTTATGCTATAGAAATAGCAAGAAATCGTGAAGGGTTGAACAATGaagttaaaaaactatttaagtgTGCATCCAAAGCTAATATGGAGGAACGAAATCATCAAACTGAAATAATGGCATAG
- the LOC125058456 gene encoding protein PBDC1 isoform X2, translating to MDVLTRPAEEFGNDETLEHLWAARAMEHSDIYFNVLCSVDTRWLKLTPHDDLIYTHFRQDFPDLDVAYIKENEIKNNVNKAKWRAYCEKFKTIVEDYSFGTLMRADTNGDYSESNTILVPRVQFYAIEIARNREGLNNEVKKLFKCASKANMEERNHQTEIMA from the exons ATG GATGTTCTGACGAGACCAGCAGAGGAATTCGGTAACGATGAAACCCTAGAACATTTATGGGCAGCTAGAGCTATGGAACACagcgatatttattttaat GTTTTATGTTCAGTAGATACGCGATGGCTAAAATTGACCCCACACGATGATCTTATTTATACACACTTTCGGCAAGATTTTCCAGATTTAGATGTTGCTTACATTAAGGAGAATGAAATCAAAAATAACGTTAATAAAGCCAAGTGGAGAGCATACTGTGAAAAGTTTAAAACTATTGTTGAGGACTACAGTTTTGGTACATTGATGAGAGCTGACACAAATGGTGATTACTCTGAATCAAACACAATTTTAGTTCCACGGGTCCAATTTTATGCTATAGAAATAGCAAGAAATCGTGAAGGGTTGAACAATGaagttaaaaaactatttaagtgTGCATCCAAAGCTAATATGGAGGAACGAAATCATCAAACTGAAATAATGGCATAG
- the LOC125058447 gene encoding bifunctional lysine-specific demethylase and histidyl-hydroxylase NO66 — protein MIKVSAKLNKKQTKESKKKLKNKAKKKIFKEVKRHSQFNGKKKLETLQISDSDDIPDLIPGPIENVINGLESSTAELDECSNVSNASFEFMPVHTDSSEEAIKIFKWMIAPYNVEEFLNQIWEKKPLHIAREKPLYYKELISTPIIDTMLRNENIQFTKNIDITSYVDGKRETHNPEGRAHPHLVWDFYLNGCSIRLLNPQTYISHLHLLNATLQEYFHSFVGANAYLTPPDSQGFAPHYDDIEAFILQTEGKKHWRIYKPRADNEFLPRVSSRNFTDDEIGEPIMEVTLEAGDMLYFPRGYIHQGVTIDGQHSLHVTISMYQKHSWADLFEKMLPAALQLAVNDNVELRYGLPFDIYDNFGLVHSDCNTPRKTEIKDIIFSLFDKLKSHLPLDEAVDQMAKHYQRDALPPVITDLEKAVTVYGDTDVMVDDGKVINRVEISLDTKIRLLRKNIIRMVSEESIRLYYYVENSLEYHGSELPFLEIEEDMAPGIETLITSYPEYIRVENLDLQNDTDKLQIADALWSRGLIMTESPLENIDDE, from the coding sequence atgataaaagtaagtgcaaaacttaataaaaaacagaCAAAAGagtcaaagaaaaaactaaaaaataaagctaagaaaaaaatatttaaagaagttAAAAGACATTCTCAATTTAATGGCAAAAAGAAACTTGAAACACTGCAAATTTCTGATAGTGATGATATTCCTGATCTTATACCTGGACCAATTGAAAATGTTATCAATGGTTTGGAATCAAGCACTGCTGAGTTAGATGAATGTTCAAATGTAAGCAATGCAAGTTTTGAGTTTATGCCAGTTCATACTGATAGCTCAGAAGAAGccattaagatatttaaatggATGATTGCACCTTACAATGTTGAAGAATTTCTTAATCAAATATGGGAAAAGAAACCTTTACATATTGCCAGAGAAAAACCGTTATATTACAAAGAATTGATATCCACGCCCATTATAGATACTATGCtaagaaatgaaaatattcaatttactAAAAACATTGATATTACATCATATGTTGATGGTAAAAGAGAAACACACAACCCAGAAGGAAGAGCTCATCCTCATTTAGTATGGGATTTCTACTTGAATGGGTGTAGTATTCGATTATTAAATCCTCAAACTTATATCTCACACCTTCATTTACTCAATGCAACTTTGCAGGAGTACTTTCACTCATTTGTTGGAGCTAATGCTTACTTAACTCCTCCTGATAGTCAAGGTTTTGCACCACATTATGATGACATTGaagcttttattttacaaactgAGGGGAAAAAACATTGGCGAATCTATAAACCTAGGGCTGATAATGAATTTTTACCAAGAGTTTCCTCTAGGAACTTCACAGATGATGAGATTGGTGAACCTATTATGGAAGTAACTTTAGAAGCTGGTGATATGCTCTATTTTCCTAGAGGATATATCCACCAAGGAGTTACTATAGATGGGCAACATTCTCTTCATGTTACAATAAGCATGTACCAAAAGCATTCTTGGGCAGATTTGTTTGAAAAGATGTTACCAGCGGCATTACAACTAGCTGTTAATGATAATGTAGAACTAAGATATGGACTACCATTTgatatttatgataattttgGCTTAGTCCATTCGGATTGTAACACACCACGTAAGAcagaaataaaagatataatttttagtttatttgatAAGTTGAAATCACATTTGCCTTTAGATGAAGCTGTTGATCAAATGGCTAAACATTATCAACGAGATGCCTTGCCACCTGTAATTACAGATTTAGAGAAAGCAGTTACTGTGTATGGTGATACTGATGTTATGGTGGATGATGGAAAAGTTATAAATAGGGTTGAAATAAGTCTTGATACAAAAATAAGGCttcttagaaaaaatataataagaatgGTGTCAGAAGAGAGTATCAGATTGTACTATTATGTTGAAAACTCCCTAGAGTATCATGGGAGTGAATTACCATTTTTAGAAATAGAAGAAGACATGGCACCTGGCATTGAGACACTTATAACTTCATACCCAGAGTATATTAGGGTGGAAAATCTAGATTTACAAAATGATACAGACAAACTGCAGATTGCTGATGCATTATGGAGTAGAGGCCTGATAATGACAGAAAGTCCTTTAGAAAATATTGATgatgaataa
- the LOC125059900 gene encoding 60S ribosomal protein L26 yields MKFNKLVTSSRRKNRKRHFSAPSHIRRVLMSSPLSKELRQKFNVKSMPIRKDDEVQVVRGHYKGQQVGKVVQVYRKKFVVYIERIQREKANGASVYVGIHPSKCVIVKLKMNKDRKSILDRRAKGRLAALGKDKGKYTEETATAVETS; encoded by the exons ATGAAGTTCAATAAACTGGTGACGTCCTCCAGAAGGAAAAACAGGAAGAGGCATTTCAGCGCACCTTCCCACATTCGAAGAGTTCTTATGTCCTCACCTCTGTCGAAGGAACTTAGACAGAAGTTCAATGTGAAGTCAATGCCCATCCGTAAAGACGACGAAGTACAG GTTGTACGTGGTCACTACAAAGGACAACAAGTTGGCAAAGTAGTGCAAGTGTACAGAAAGAAGTTTGTTGTATACATTGAGAGGATTCAGAGAGAAAAAGCCAATGGAGCCAGTGTATATGTCGGCATTCACCCTTCAAAG TGTGTTATCGTTaaactgaaaatgaacaaaGATCGTAAGTCCATCTTAGACCGTAGAGCGAAGGGCAGATTGGCGGCACTTGGCAAAGACAAGGGCAAATACACTGAGGAGACTGCAACAGCAGTTGAGACCTCGTAA